A genomic segment from Polyangium mundeleinium encodes:
- the hemE gene encoding uroporphyrinogen decarboxylase — MFDRFLRACRREQTDVTPVWFMRQAGRYMAEYRALREKHTLLEICKTPELALEVTLQPLRLGVDAAILFADILLPLEPMGAPFSFEKGEGPVIHAPVRDRADIDRMRVFEPEEGLGYVLEAIRLIRRELDGKTPLIGFAGAPFTMASYLVEGGKSSDYFRTKQLMWGDPASFSLLMSKISEVVRRYLHAQVEAGAQAVQLFDSWIGALSPEDYRTHVAPHVKNILQSVEKTGVPVIHFGTNTSTLLEAQRDCGGTVIGVDWRLPLGEAWKRIGYDHAIQGNLDPLLLCAPPDVAAARARAVLAEAAGRPGHIFNLGHGIVPQTPVDNVKALVDVIHAYRHEGAA, encoded by the coding sequence ATGTTCGATCGGTTTTTGCGCGCCTGCCGTCGCGAGCAGACGGACGTCACACCCGTCTGGTTCATGCGACAGGCCGGCCGCTACATGGCGGAGTACCGCGCGCTTCGGGAAAAACACACGCTGCTCGAGATCTGCAAGACGCCGGAGCTCGCGCTTGAGGTCACGCTGCAGCCGCTGCGGCTCGGCGTCGACGCAGCCATCCTGTTCGCCGACATCCTCCTGCCGCTCGAACCGATGGGCGCGCCGTTCTCGTTCGAGAAGGGCGAGGGCCCCGTGATCCACGCGCCGGTGCGCGACCGCGCGGACATCGATCGGATGCGCGTCTTCGAGCCGGAAGAAGGGCTCGGCTACGTGCTCGAAGCGATTCGCCTGATCCGGCGCGAGCTCGACGGCAAGACGCCGCTCATCGGCTTCGCGGGCGCGCCGTTCACGATGGCGAGTTACCTCGTCGAGGGCGGCAAATCGTCGGACTACTTCCGCACGAAGCAGCTCATGTGGGGCGACCCCGCGTCGTTCTCCCTGCTCATGAGCAAGATCTCCGAGGTCGTGCGCCGTTACCTGCACGCGCAGGTCGAGGCCGGCGCGCAGGCCGTGCAGCTCTTCGACTCGTGGATCGGCGCGCTCTCACCCGAGGACTACCGGACGCACGTGGCGCCGCACGTGAAGAACATCCTGCAGAGCGTCGAGAAGACGGGCGTGCCGGTGATCCATTTCGGCACGAACACGTCGACGCTGCTCGAAGCGCAGCGCGATTGTGGAGGCACGGTGATCGGCGTGGACTGGCGTTTGCCGCTCGGCGAGGCGTGGAAGCGCATCGGCTACGATCACGCGATCCAGGGCAACCTCGATCCACTCCTGCTCTGCGCTCCGCCTGACGTGGCCGCGGCGCGCGCGCGGGCCGTGCTCGCGGAGGCCGCCGGCAGGCCGGGGCACATCTTCAACCTGGGCCACGGGATCGTGCCGCAGACGCCGGTCGACAACGTGAAGGCGCTCGTCGACGTGATCCACGCCTACCGGCACGAGGGCGCGGCGTGA
- a CDS encoding nucleotidyltransferase domain-containing protein yields the protein MKNRPEALANDPILARLVNELVTRHGCHTVVLYGSRALGAATAESDWDMLGIRAEGEATRDARLVDGVFFDAFIVLEKAVVDAGANFLHVRGGIPVLDPRGLGARLVEDVAAALALPPKGLPEAEIAARRAWCEKMLGRIRRGGPVDVEAHYRRAWLLFDLLELYFVFRGRHFLGPKESFRWLAAEDAPAHAAFSAALAPGAPVEAIEALVELVRAA from the coding sequence ATGAAAAACCGCCCCGAGGCGCTCGCGAACGATCCGATCCTCGCCCGGCTCGTGAACGAATTGGTCACGCGGCACGGCTGCCACACCGTCGTTCTTTATGGCTCGCGCGCGCTCGGGGCGGCGACGGCGGAGAGCGACTGGGACATGCTCGGGATCCGCGCGGAGGGCGAGGCGACGCGGGACGCGCGCCTCGTGGACGGGGTGTTTTTCGACGCATTCATCGTGCTTGAAAAGGCCGTCGTGGACGCGGGGGCGAATTTCCTGCACGTGCGCGGGGGCATTCCCGTGCTCGACCCGCGCGGGCTTGGCGCGCGCCTCGTCGAGGACGTCGCGGCCGCGCTCGCCCTGCCGCCGAAGGGTTTGCCCGAGGCGGAGATCGCGGCGAGGCGGGCCTGGTGCGAGAAAATGCTCGGGCGCATCCGGCGCGGCGGGCCCGTGGACGTGGAGGCGCATTACCGGCGCGCGTGGCTGCTCTTTGATCTGCTGGAGCTCTATTTCGTGTTTCGGGGCCGCCATTTCCTCGGGCCCAAGGAGAGCTTCCGCTGGCTCGCGGCGGAGGACGCGCCCGCGCACGCGGCGTTCTCGGCTGCGCTCGCGCCTGGCGCGCCCGTCGAGGCCATCGAGGCGCTCGTCGAGCTCGTACGCGCGGCTTGA
- a CDS encoding sensor histidine kinase: MSGAPPGLPAAHEEDDAIGIVERGLSGLRIAVSGLLLATLPFSAYVLGFHVRYEIAVPATLLVAAANALVASRAGRGRPPPSRLALAAGLALDLAGIFVVLACSGGAANPWSALFLIHVALAAAVLPLGTTLALSGFAACLFLALFSVPSGACCPSHPENGAFSTHLYGMWFAFAISAGIIATFVTHVRSALAARGREIARLRREAEVNARFRALATLAAGTAHELNTPLGTIAVLAYEIGDGCEPEAAQRHGAAIGAQVERCRQVITRLSAGSTRSAEGEHASITDAATRAVEAWRAAHPDAKVTISVSCDPGARVGLSAAELEGALGALLDNALFACRAREVTAPIGVHVRREDERILVAVEDEGTGVPADLRERLGEPFLTTKEPGEGMGLGLWLVRRVVEIAGGTLDIGPREPRGTRVTIRLEEARA; the protein is encoded by the coding sequence ATGTCAGGCGCTCCCCCCGGCCTGCCCGCGGCCCACGAGGAAGACGACGCGATCGGGATCGTCGAGCGTGGTCTCTCCGGGCTGCGGATCGCGGTCTCCGGCCTCCTGCTCGCGACGCTGCCCTTCAGCGCGTACGTCCTCGGATTTCACGTCCGCTACGAGATCGCCGTGCCCGCGACGCTGCTCGTCGCCGCGGCGAATGCCCTCGTCGCTTCCCGCGCGGGGCGTGGCCGCCCGCCGCCCTCGCGCCTCGCGCTCGCGGCCGGGCTCGCGCTCGATCTCGCCGGGATCTTCGTGGTCCTCGCGTGCTCGGGCGGCGCGGCGAACCCCTGGAGCGCGCTCTTTTTGATCCACGTCGCGCTCGCTGCCGCGGTCTTGCCGCTCGGCACGACGCTCGCGCTCTCGGGCTTCGCCGCGTGCCTCTTCCTCGCGCTCTTCAGCGTGCCCTCCGGGGCTTGCTGTCCGAGCCACCCGGAGAACGGGGCCTTCTCGACGCACCTCTACGGGATGTGGTTCGCCTTCGCGATCTCGGCAGGGATCATTGCCACGTTCGTCACGCACGTCCGCAGCGCACTCGCCGCGCGCGGCCGCGAGATCGCGCGCCTCCGCCGCGAGGCCGAGGTGAACGCGCGGTTCCGCGCGCTCGCGACGCTCGCGGCAGGCACGGCGCACGAGCTCAACACGCCGCTCGGGACGATCGCTGTCCTCGCCTACGAGATCGGCGACGGCTGCGAGCCCGAGGCGGCGCAGCGGCACGGCGCGGCGATCGGCGCGCAGGTCGAGCGATGCCGGCAGGTGATCACGCGCCTCTCGGCCGGCAGTACGCGCTCGGCCGAAGGCGAACACGCGAGCATCACGGACGCGGCGACGCGCGCGGTCGAGGCCTGGCGCGCGGCGCATCCCGACGCGAAGGTCACGATTTCCGTGTCGTGTGATCCGGGGGCGCGCGTGGGTTTGTCCGCGGCCGAGCTCGAGGGCGCGCTCGGGGCCTTGCTCGACAATGCGCTCTTCGCGTGCCGGGCCAGGGAAGTGACGGCGCCGATCGGCGTGCACGTGCGTCGCGAGGACGAGCGAATCCTCGTGGCGGTGGAGGACGAAGGCACGGGCGTACCGGCGGATCTCCGCGAGCGGCTCGGCGAGCCATTCTTGACGACGAAGGAGCCCGGCGAGGGAATGGGCCTCGGGCTCTGGCTCGTGCGGCGCGTCGTGGAGATCGCTGGTGGGACGCTCGATATCGGGCCGCGGGAGCCGCGGGGGACACGCGTGACGATCCGGCTCGAGGAGGCGCGGGCGTGA
- a CDS encoding 3-hydroxyacyl-CoA dehydrogenase family protein, producing MEPLENANGDATTCAITDVAVIGGGAGSLGVIEACLLAGLSATMIRTTPGSAAEARKRLASALEDKRHDGRLDPEAVARALRLFRATGDIGAAASADLVLESTDLSWKTRQTLLTQAERATNGHAILATTAPTALLRALATRLDVRENFVGLHFFAPAVLAGFCEVSVTNRTQPTVVETAVQFVKALGKHAVIVRDTPACLLLHSRGARLGAAHAELPRPLRARPGSFCGL from the coding sequence ATGGAGCCGCTGGAAAACGCGAACGGCGACGCGACCACCTGCGCGATCACGGACGTGGCCGTCATCGGCGGAGGCGCGGGCAGCCTGGGCGTCATCGAGGCCTGTCTGCTCGCCGGCCTGTCCGCCACGATGATTCGAACCACGCCCGGCAGCGCCGCCGAGGCGCGCAAGCGATTGGCCTCCGCACTCGAGGACAAACGCCACGACGGTCGGCTCGACCCGGAGGCCGTCGCGCGCGCGCTCCGCCTGTTCCGCGCGACCGGCGACATCGGGGCCGCGGCGAGCGCCGACCTCGTCCTCGAATCGACCGATTTGTCCTGGAAAACACGACAAACCCTGCTCACGCAGGCCGAGCGCGCCACGAACGGACACGCCATTCTGGCCACGACGGCCCCGACCGCGCTGCTCCGGGCGCTCGCGACGCGCCTTGACGTACGTGAAAACTTCGTGGGATTGCATTTCTTCGCCCCCGCGGTGCTGGCCGGGTTTTGCGAGGTGTCCGTGACGAACCGGACCCAGCCTACCGTGGTCGAGACGGCCGTGCAATTCGTGAAGGCGCTCGGCAAACACGCGGTGATCGTCCGCGACACGCCCGCTTGTCTCCTCCTCCACTCGCGAGGGGCCAGGCTCGGCGCGGCCCATGCCGAGCTCCCTCGTCCCCTGCGGGCGCGGCCCGGCAGCTTTTGCGGGCTCTAA
- a CDS encoding response regulator transcription factor — MTGAEGKPTLLVVDDDAAFRAALGEALERRGFSVSLAEGPPAALSLAERQVFEYALVDVRMPGGSGIDLVRSLRSLDEGTRIVVLTGYGTIANAVEAMRAGAFDYLTKPVNAAACERALAGRPSAEGAPDDVPSLDRVEWEYLHRVLGDCGGNISEAARRLRMHRRSLQRKIAKMPPVR, encoded by the coding sequence GTGACGGGGGCCGAGGGAAAACCCACGCTGCTCGTGGTGGACGACGACGCCGCGTTCCGGGCCGCGCTCGGTGAAGCCCTCGAACGGCGAGGTTTTTCCGTATCGCTCGCCGAGGGCCCCCCGGCGGCGCTGTCGCTCGCCGAGCGGCAGGTCTTCGAATATGCGCTCGTCGACGTGCGAATGCCGGGCGGCAGCGGGATCGACCTCGTGCGGTCGCTCCGATCCCTCGACGAGGGGACACGAATCGTGGTGCTCACCGGATACGGCACGATCGCGAATGCGGTGGAGGCGATGCGCGCAGGGGCCTTCGATTATTTGACGAAGCCGGTGAACGCGGCGGCATGTGAGCGTGCCCTCGCGGGCCGCCCGTCCGCGGAGGGCGCGCCGGACGACGTGCCTTCGCTCGATCGCGTGGAGTGGGAGTATCTGCACCGGGTGCTGGGCGATTGCGGCGGCAATATCTCCGAGGCGGCGCGGCGGCTGCGGATGCACCGGCGTTCGCTCCAACGCAAGATTGCCAAAATGCCGCCTGTGCGCTGA
- a CDS encoding EI24 domain-containing protein yields MITPDASPGVPAAPVQSPPAALVPFERPGFGAGLKAVLGGYGYLFRTPDLWPLALIPTGIALVLSIVLGISGVKLAPALVALIVKEPGTGALWTVLGVVLQVFSIVVMLVAALAVSFALAKPLSGPALERMVRRAEADMGAPTWPEVGLLDDMWRALQSSLVALAVTAPILILLGVLSFFFAPLSVVAFPLQLAVAALAGAWDLCDCPLSIRGVPVGARIEFVRRNIGAVMGFGLGLALLSFLPCTLLIVLPAGVLGAARLVVMLERYEAAGQQPR; encoded by the coding sequence ATGATCACCCCCGACGCATCCCCCGGCGTCCCCGCCGCGCCCGTTCAGAGCCCGCCCGCAGCGCTCGTCCCGTTCGAACGCCCTGGCTTCGGCGCGGGCCTCAAGGCTGTGCTCGGCGGATACGGCTACCTCTTCCGCACGCCGGACCTCTGGCCGCTCGCGCTCATCCCGACGGGCATCGCGCTCGTGCTCTCGATCGTGCTCGGCATCTCCGGCGTGAAGCTCGCGCCTGCGCTCGTCGCGCTGATCGTGAAGGAGCCCGGGACGGGCGCGCTGTGGACGGTGCTCGGCGTCGTGCTGCAAGTCTTCTCGATCGTGGTGATGCTCGTGGCCGCGCTCGCCGTCTCGTTCGCGCTCGCGAAGCCGCTCTCAGGGCCCGCGCTCGAGCGGATGGTGCGGCGCGCCGAAGCCGATATGGGCGCGCCCACGTGGCCCGAGGTCGGCCTCCTCGACGACATGTGGCGCGCGCTGCAGTCGTCGCTCGTGGCGCTCGCGGTCACCGCGCCGATCCTCATTTTGCTCGGCGTTCTGAGCTTCTTCTTCGCGCCGTTGAGCGTCGTCGCGTTCCCGCTCCAGCTCGCGGTGGCGGCCCTCGCCGGGGCGTGGGACCTCTGCGACTGCCCGCTCTCGATTCGTGGCGTGCCCGTGGGCGCGCGCATCGAGTTCGTGCGTCGGAACATCGGCGCCGTGATGGGCTTTGGCCTCGGGCTCGCGCTGCTCTCGTTCCTGCCGTGCACGCTGCTCATCGTGCTGCCGGCCGGCGTCCTCGGCGCGGCGCGGCTCGTGGTCATGCTGGAGCGATACGAGGCCGCAGGACAGCAGCCGCGCTGA
- a CDS encoding thioesterase II family protein has product MAETPPPPPALVTVPAREAPALRLFVFPHAGSGAFPYRALAPGLPPWVEFHAVQLPGREAMFTAAPYRSMLPLASALVSVLAPKLDLPFVFLGHSFGGHVAFAVARALRARGSAAPRALVVSGSRAPHLPLGRHPLHDLPRPRLIDELRRYGGTPEAVLANDELMDLFLPPLRADFAIYETTTFEPEAPLAIPIVALGGHQDHSTRPEQIEPWREHTSAAFTSQFFEGGHFYLFEQSKAAFAEALRGVLEDLRRNQGTS; this is encoded by the coding sequence ATGGCCGAAACCCCGCCTCCGCCCCCTGCCCTCGTCACCGTCCCCGCCCGCGAGGCGCCCGCGCTTCGCCTCTTCGTCTTCCCGCACGCGGGGAGCGGCGCCTTTCCTTACCGCGCGCTCGCCCCCGGTTTGCCCCCCTGGGTCGAGTTCCACGCCGTTCAGCTCCCCGGCCGCGAGGCGATGTTCACGGCGGCACCTTACCGGTCGATGCTCCCGCTCGCTTCGGCGCTCGTCTCCGTGCTCGCGCCGAAGCTCGACCTCCCGTTCGTGTTTCTCGGCCATAGCTTCGGCGGACACGTCGCATTCGCGGTGGCGCGTGCGCTCCGCGCGCGAGGATCCGCGGCGCCCCGGGCCCTCGTCGTCTCCGGCAGCCGCGCGCCGCACCTGCCGCTCGGGCGCCATCCCTTGCACGACCTTCCGAGGCCGCGGCTCATCGACGAGCTTCGCCGTTATGGCGGCACCCCGGAGGCCGTCTTGGCGAACGACGAGCTCATGGACCTCTTCCTGCCGCCGCTCCGCGCGGATTTCGCGATCTACGAGACAACCACCTTCGAGCCCGAAGCGCCGCTCGCGATCCCCATCGTGGCCCTCGGCGGGCACCAGGATCACTCGACGCGCCCCGAGCAAATCGAACCGTGGCGCGAGCACACGAGCGCCGCCTTCACCTCGCAGTTTTTCGAAGGCGGACATTTTTATCTGTTCGAGCAGTCGAAGGCGGCGTTCGCGGAGGCGCTGCGCGGGGTGCTCGAGGATCTCCGGCGGAATCAGGGCACGTCGTAG
- a CDS encoding FixH family protein, producing the protein MNDTNRISRARFSRMLLCSLAFSWLAACGGEGATASPDQESIGLRGAMQFKLVPEAPLVQGENDLRLTLRDAETGAVVEGALIEVTAIMPAMGHEATFAPSIEDAGDGAYAVRGLALSMPGRWDVHVRVEHQGTIDEVHFFYDVP; encoded by the coding sequence ATGAATGACACGAACCGCATCTCCCGCGCCCGTTTTTCGAGGATGCTCCTCTGCTCGCTCGCCTTTTCGTGGCTCGCCGCGTGCGGCGGGGAGGGGGCCACTGCGAGCCCGGACCAGGAATCGATCGGCCTGCGCGGCGCGATGCAATTCAAGCTCGTCCCCGAGGCGCCGCTCGTACAGGGCGAAAACGATCTACGATTGACCCTGCGCGACGCGGAGACCGGTGCGGTCGTGGAGGGGGCCTTGATCGAAGTGACCGCGATCATGCCGGCGATGGGGCACGAGGCGACGTTCGCCCCTTCGATCGAGGATGCGGGAGACGGCGCCTACGCCGTACGAGGCCTCGCCCTCTCCATGCCGGGCCGCTGGGACGTCCACGTGAGGGTCGAGCACCAGGGCACGATCGACGAGGTCCATTTCTTCTACGACGTGCCCTGA
- a CDS encoding metallophosphoesterase family protein, which translates to MAPAPTRAAPIVVPLREGGRVAVVSDLQRTALVERLFLRAEQNDAERTGILAALTAARPDATLLLGDHVFLGASSRAWAFFDRLVEPLRAAGVELLPILGNHDCWSIGPRGLRHYFSRFPRLEGSRFYTARLGPLGIVALDSNRIFMPARQWDEQSLFYNKTLARLDADPDVRGILVLVHHPPFTNGTVTGPSALTQRTFVPAFLRSRKAVLMLSGHVHAYEHFVREGRHFVVCGGGGGPRHRLRPKERQMFRDLFDGPSIRHFHFLTLAPDETGLDVRALGLAKGATRVLPMDQFRIDWPG; encoded by the coding sequence ATGGCCCCTGCCCCGACACGCGCGGCTCCGATCGTCGTCCCTCTCCGCGAGGGCGGGCGCGTCGCCGTCGTCTCCGATCTGCAGCGCACGGCCCTCGTCGAGCGCCTCTTCCTGCGCGCCGAGCAGAACGACGCCGAGCGGACGGGCATCCTCGCGGCGCTCACCGCGGCGCGCCCCGACGCCACGCTCCTTCTCGGCGATCACGTCTTCCTCGGCGCCTCGTCCCGGGCCTGGGCATTTTTCGATCGGCTGGTCGAGCCGCTCCGCGCCGCGGGCGTCGAACTCTTGCCGATCCTCGGCAACCACGATTGCTGGTCGATCGGGCCGCGGGGGCTCCGCCATTATTTTTCGCGTTTCCCCCGGCTCGAAGGAAGCCGATTCTACACAGCGCGCCTCGGACCCCTCGGCATCGTCGCGCTCGATTCGAACCGGATCTTCATGCCCGCACGGCAATGGGATGAGCAATCGCTTTTTTACAACAAAACCCTCGCCCGCCTCGACGCGGATCCTGACGTGCGAGGCATTCTCGTGCTCGTCCACCACCCGCCGTTCACGAATGGCACCGTCACCGGCCCTTCGGCCCTCACGCAGCGCACGTTCGTCCCCGCATTTTTGCGCTCCCGCAAGGCCGTCTTGATGCTCTCGGGGCACGTGCACGCCTACGAGCATTTCGTCCGGGAGGGCCGCCATTTCGTCGTTTGTGGCGGCGGCGGAGGGCCGCGGCATCGGCTGCGCCCGAAGGAGCGACAGATGTTCCGCGACCTCTTCGACGGCCCCTCGATTCGCCATTTTCATTTCCTGACCCTCGCGCCGGACGAAACTGGCCTCGACGTGCGCGCCCTCGGCCTGGCCAAGGGCGCGACACGTGTTTTGCCGATGGATCAGTTCCGGATCGATTGGCCCGGCTGA
- a CDS encoding TIGR02757 family protein: MSRGGSSLRGADEALRRALEDVRARCDVEARKAADPVHFVHRYARRDDQEIVAMIASALAFGNVKALCAKIEDALARLGPRVAAIADDPAAVRARLAGFRHRVYRDEDLAGLVIGTRAVQRAHGSLGKALTDKLAATGNLREALGAWVREIRERGELGAGAGGRRGAEHILPDPSKGSAVKRILLLVRWMARPADGVDLGLWDVPTSQLIIPVDTHIHKLARNLGLTERASADFRAAEEITAALARLDPDDPVKYDFSLCHMGMLQTCPSKRDPEACEGCGVKPVCRHWRRDTRRRS, translated from the coding sequence ATGAGCCGCGGCGGATCGTCTTTGCGAGGGGCAGACGAGGCGCTCCGGCGCGCGCTCGAGGACGTGCGGGCGCGTTGCGACGTCGAGGCGCGAAAGGCAGCCGATCCGGTGCATTTCGTGCATCGTTATGCCCGCCGCGACGACCAGGAGATCGTCGCGATGATCGCGTCGGCGCTGGCCTTCGGCAACGTGAAGGCGCTTTGCGCGAAGATCGAGGACGCGCTCGCGCGGCTCGGCCCGCGCGTGGCGGCGATCGCCGACGATCCGGCGGCGGTGCGCGCGCGGCTCGCGGGGTTCCGGCATCGCGTCTACCGGGACGAGGATCTCGCGGGGCTGGTGATTGGCACGCGGGCGGTGCAGCGCGCCCATGGCTCGCTTGGCAAAGCACTCACGGACAAACTCGCGGCGACGGGCAATCTACGAGAGGCGCTCGGGGCGTGGGTTCGTGAGATCCGGGAGCGGGGCGAGCTCGGCGCCGGCGCCGGCGGGCGTCGGGGCGCGGAGCATATTTTGCCGGATCCGAGCAAAGGCAGCGCCGTGAAGCGAATCTTGCTCCTTGTCCGGTGGATGGCGCGGCCCGCGGACGGGGTGGATCTCGGGTTGTGGGACGTGCCGACCTCGCAGCTCATCATTCCCGTGGACACGCACATTCACAAGCTCGCACGAAACCTCGGGCTCACGGAGCGAGCATCGGCCGATTTCCGGGCGGCCGAGGAGATCACGGCCGCGCTCGCGCGGCTCGATCCCGACGACCCGGTGAAGTACGATTTTTCGCTGTGTCATATGGGCATGCTTCAGACCTGCCCGTCGAAGCGGGACCCGGAGGCGTGCGAGGGGTGCGGGGTCAAGCCGGTCTGCCGGCACTGGCGGCGTGACACGCGACGTCGTTCGTGA
- the hemG gene encoding protoporphyrinogen oxidase translates to MTARRVVVVGGGVTGLVVAYRLLSAQTGPRCEVTLLESRARLGGNIQTEREGGFVIDGGPDSFVIAKPFATDLCKELGLGERLIGTTPKNRRVYIPRRGALHTMPEGLVLAVPTRFLPFARTPLFSLPGKARMALDLVLPQRPREKGDESIGSFLRRRLGAEALDVLGEPLLGGIYAGDVDLLSIRSTFPQLAELEDRHGSLIRGALAERRKKPATKGPPPSPFHSLLGGMGELIEALARRIEKAGGDIRVGAPVVSVERSSGAEANAPPRWVVRYGARDGQTESIEADDVVMAAPAHAAASALGEIDAELGALLRGIPYVSTGTVVLAYARPDVPHPLDAVGVVIPKDERRRILAATFISSKWAGRAPQDAALVRVFVGGHRDPGALAASDEALVSLAREELGSLLGVRAAPMLARVFRYEQANAQPIVGHAARVRRIRDIARRLPGLHFAGAAFDGVGIPDCVRQANEAAAAVAAR, encoded by the coding sequence GTGACCGCTCGTCGCGTCGTCGTGGTCGGCGGCGGCGTGACCGGGCTCGTCGTCGCCTACCGCTTGCTCTCCGCGCAAACAGGTCCGCGATGCGAGGTCACGCTGCTCGAATCGCGGGCGCGGCTCGGCGGCAACATCCAGACCGAGCGCGAAGGCGGGTTCGTGATCGACGGCGGGCCGGATTCGTTCGTCATCGCCAAGCCGTTCGCCACGGATCTCTGCAAGGAGCTCGGCCTCGGCGAGCGGCTCATCGGGACGACGCCGAAGAACCGTCGCGTGTACATCCCGCGCCGCGGCGCGCTGCACACGATGCCCGAGGGGCTCGTGCTCGCGGTGCCCACGCGCTTCTTGCCGTTCGCGCGGACGCCGCTCTTCAGCCTGCCGGGCAAGGCCCGGATGGCGCTTGACCTCGTTTTGCCGCAGCGCCCGCGGGAAAAAGGCGACGAGTCGATCGGGAGTTTTTTGCGCAGGCGCCTCGGCGCGGAGGCGCTCGACGTGCTCGGCGAACCGCTGCTCGGGGGCATCTATGCGGGCGACGTCGACCTGCTCAGCATCCGCAGCACCTTTCCGCAGCTCGCCGAGCTCGAAGATCGCCACGGCAGCCTGATCCGCGGCGCGCTCGCCGAGCGCCGGAAAAAGCCGGCGACGAAAGGACCACCGCCCAGCCCGTTCCATTCGCTCCTCGGGGGCATGGGCGAGCTCATCGAGGCGCTCGCCCGGCGCATCGAGAAGGCGGGCGGCGACATCCGCGTGGGTGCGCCCGTCGTGTCGGTCGAGCGATCGAGCGGCGCGGAGGCGAACGCCCCTCCGCGCTGGGTCGTGCGGTACGGCGCGCGGGACGGGCAGACCGAGTCGATCGAGGCCGACGACGTAGTGATGGCGGCGCCCGCACACGCGGCGGCGAGCGCGCTCGGTGAGATCGACGCGGAGCTCGGCGCGCTCCTCCGCGGCATCCCGTACGTCTCGACGGGCACCGTCGTCCTCGCGTACGCGCGGCCCGACGTCCCGCACCCACTCGACGCGGTGGGTGTGGTCATCCCGAAAGACGAACGGCGTCGTATCCTCGCCGCGACGTTCATCTCCAGCAAGTGGGCGGGACGCGCCCCGCAGGATGCGGCGCTCGTGCGCGTGTTCGTGGGTGGGCACCGCGATCCCGGCGCGCTCGCGGCGAGCGACGAGGCGCTCGTGTCGCTCGCGCGCGAGGAACTCGGTTCGCTCCTCGGCGTCCGCGCCGCGCCCATGCTCGCGCGTGTTTTCCGCTACGAGCAGGCGAACGCGCAGCCGATCGTGGGGCACGCGGCGCGGGTGCGGCGGATCCGCGACATCGCGCGCAGGCTCCCCGGCCTCCACTTCGCGGGCGCTGCGTTCGATGGCGTCGGCATCCCCGACTGCGTGCGGCAGGCGAACGAGGCTGCGGCGGCCGTCGCGGCGCGCTGA
- a CDS encoding class II glutamine amidotransferase, whose product MCELLGMECNVPTDIVFSFSGLCQRGGKTGPHGDGWGLSFYEGYAARVFLEPTSAAASPLARFLAQNPIKTMLAIGHVRKRTRGPTSLANTHPFVRELWGRHWVFAHNGTLPRVRQRKLGRFTPIGTTDSEYAFCVLLEELRRTFDDYPRRPSELWQTVADAGARIAKDGTFNFLLGDGRHLFARCGTRLCYIIRKAPFGLAHLADEDLAVDFSAVTTPRDRVAVVATAPLTKNETWTQGKPGEMWVFDHGRLLATLPSGTPDRRPARAERELRASAARDLTA is encoded by the coding sequence ATGTGCGAGCTACTCGGGATGGAGTGCAACGTCCCCACGGACATCGTCTTCTCGTTCTCTGGCTTGTGCCAGCGAGGCGGGAAGACGGGCCCGCATGGGGACGGCTGGGGCCTGTCGTTTTACGAGGGGTACGCCGCGCGCGTGTTCCTCGAACCGACATCGGCGGCCGCGAGCCCGCTCGCGCGGTTCCTCGCGCAAAACCCGATCAAGACGATGCTGGCGATCGGCCACGTCCGCAAGCGGACGCGCGGGCCCACGAGTCTCGCGAACACGCATCCGTTCGTGCGCGAGCTTTGGGGCCGACACTGGGTCTTCGCGCACAACGGCACGCTGCCGCGCGTGCGCCAGCGCAAGCTCGGCCGCTTCACGCCGATCGGCACGACCGACAGCGAGTACGCCTTCTGCGTCCTGCTCGAAGAGCTTCGCCGCACCTTCGACGATTATCCGCGCAGGCCGAGCGAGCTCTGGCAGACCGTGGCAGACGCCGGCGCGCGTATCGCGAAAGACGGTACGTTCAACTTCCTGCTCGGTGATGGGCGGCACCTGTTTGCCCGTTGCGGCACGCGGCTCTGCTACATCATCCGAAAGGCGCCGTTTGGCCTCGCGCACCTCGCGGACGAGGACCTCGCGGTCGACTTCTCGGCCGTGACCACGCCGCGTGATCGTGTGGCGGTCGTGGCGACGGCGCCGCTCACGAAGAACGAGACGTGGACGCAGGGCAAACCCGGGGAAATGTGGGTTTTCGATCACGGCCGGCTGCTCGCGACGTTGCCGTCGGGCACGCCGGATCGAAGGCCCGCGCGGGCCGAACGCGAGCTACGCGCGAGCGCGGCGCGAGACCTCACGGCTTGA